A single window of Vigna unguiculata cultivar IT97K-499-35 chromosome 1, ASM411807v1, whole genome shotgun sequence DNA harbors:
- the LOC114176087 gene encoding protein FIZZY-RELATED 3, whose amino-acid sequence MESPQTKKSGLNLPAGMSGTSLRLDTFASSPSSSRSIASLTSPSSLRSISNLTSPSKSSTCSDRFIPCRSSSRLHTFGLVDRPSPVKEGSNEAYSRLLKCELFGSDFASPSSLSSPSAGAPPSPISPSKNMLRFKTDHSTTPSSPYSPSILGQQSSFASDSSTPPPKPPRKVPKTPHKVLDAPSLQDDFYLNLVDWSSQNVLAVGLGTCVYLWSASNSKVTKLCDLGPYDGVCSVQWTREGSFISIGTNLGQVQVWDGTQCKKVRTMGGHQTRTGVLAWNSRILASGSRDRNILQHDMRVSGDFINKLVGHKSEVCGLKWSCDDRELASGGNDNQLLVWNQHSQQPTLRLTEHTAAVKAIAWSPHQSGLLVSGGGTADRCIRFWNTTNGHQLNSVDTGSQVCNLVWSKNVNELVSTHGYSQNQIMVWKYPSLAKVATLTGHSMRVLYLAMSPDGQTIVTGAGDETLRFWNIFPSMKAPAPVKDTGLWSLGRTQIR is encoded by the exons ATGGAGTCTCCTCAAACAAAGAAATCGGGTCTGAACCTCCCAGCTGGGATGTCCGGAACCTCACTCCGCCTTGACACTTTTGCTTCATCGCCATCTTCTTCTCGTTCCATCGCCAGCCTCACTTCCCCTTCTTCTCTCCGTTCCATCTCTAACCTCACTTCACCTTCGAAATCAAGCACATGCAGCGACAGGTTCATCCCCTGCCGCTCCTCCTCACGCCTCCACACGTTCGGCCTGGTAGACAGGCCATCGCCGGTGAAGGAAGGGAGTAACGAGGCGTATTCCAGATTGTTGAAATGCGAACTCTTTGGATCTGACTTtgcttctccttcttctctttcttctccttctGCAGGTGCTCCTCCTTCGCCGATCAGCCCCAGCAAAAACATGCTCCGCTTCAAGACCGATCACTCCACTACGCCTTCCTCCCCTTACTCGCCTTCCATCTTGGGCCAGCAGAGTAGCTTCGCTTCTGATTCCTCTACCCCGCCTCCCAAACCTCCCCGGAAAGTCCCCAAGACACCCCACAAG GTTCTGGATGCTCCATCACTTCAGGATGACTTTTACTTGAATCTAGTGGACTGGTCCTCACAGAATGTTCTTGCTGTGGGACTAGGAACTTGTGTTTACCTTTGGAGCGCTTCAAACAGTAAA GTGACTAAGCTATGTGACTTGGGGCCCTATGATGGTGTATGTTCTGTCCAGTGGACCCGGGAGGGCTCTTTTATATCAATTGGTACAAATCTCGGCCAAGTTCAG GTTTGGGATGGAACTCAGTGTAAGAAGGTCAGAACCATGGGAGGCCATCAGACAAGGACTGGTGTGTTGGCATGGAACTCTCGCATTCTGGCCTCAGGGAGCAGGGATAGGAACATACTTCAGCATGACATGAGGGTTTCAGGCGACTTTATTAACAAGCTTGTTGGCCACAAGTCagag GTATGTGGATTGAAATGGTCCTGTGATGACAGGGAACTTGCCTCTGGTGGTAATGATAATCAg CTCCTGGTATGGAATCAACATTCTCAGCAACCAACTTTGAGACTTACCGAACATACTGCTGCAGTTAAGGCCATTGCTTGGTCACCTCACCAAAGCGGTCTCCTTGTGTCTGGTGGTGGAACTGCTGATAGGTGCATTCGTTTTTGGAACACTACAAATGGCCATCAATTGAACAGTGTTGACACTGGGAGCCAGGTCTGCAACCTTGTTTGGAGTAAAAATGTGAATGAGCTAGTAAGTACACACGGATACTCCCAAAATCAGATCATGGTGTGGAAGTATCCATCATTGGCAAAG GTTGCAACTCTAACTGGTCATAGCATGAGAGTGCTGTACCTTGCAATGTCTCCTGATGGTCAG ACAATAGTAACTGGAGCAGGGGATGAGACTCTCAGGTTCTGGAATATCTTCCCATCAATGAAAGCACCT gCCCCTGTTAAAGATACAGGCCTTTGGTCACTGGGGCGCACTCAAATTCGATGA
- the LOC114180423 gene encoding actin-related protein 5-like: MLFTILQSLSSCRNTQNQDHFFFYFTYTMPFISKIQRQSDYTLFSSATPIVIDNGASYFRIGWAGETQPRVVFRSIVQRPRHKATGEIVTIVGDHDPSLMKYFDCSRSGPRSAFDSNVVYQFEMMEYILDFGFDRLGATGSEIDHPVLITECVCNPIQSRSKMAELLFETYGVPSIAFGVDAAFSYKYNQQHGVCDKDGLALCPGFNTTHVIPFVDGEPIYKGCCRTNVGGFHVTDYLKQLLSLKYPYHMARFTWEKVDDLKMEHCYIAPDYASEARLFQKKSKEAKEKTRCWQLPWVPPPTEEPPSEEEIARKAAIRERQGQRLREMAEAKRSSRINELENELHGLEFLLKQLEQVEDSDIPSFLAETGYVSRQEIESARIKVTQSLRKAKGEPKSEQAETEKPDSAANEKYSLINIPDDMLSPEQLVEKKKQFSLKSMSDGRQRMKQKRYEEELERERKQQLEEEKRLENPELYLEQLRAKYKDLSEKVEQRKRLKTNGDHSNGNNLSGGIGRGERLSAAQRERMRLLTTAAFDRGKGEDTFGAKDEDWQLYKLMSKDNDDGDEGPDEDDTELARISSKLQDLDPTFVPKSENGSSQPAEASRVRPLTKEDFQIVFGVERFRCPEILFNPNWIAVDQAGLDEMAGVSIRRLSCKDKGLEQRLTNSILVTGGSSIFPGIIERLEAGIRMIRPCGSPIKVVRALDPIMDAWRGAAEYATIPQFHTQTFTRMDYFEKGEDWLRSYQLKYSL; the protein is encoded by the exons ATGTTGTTCACCATTTTGCAAAGTTTGTCAAGTTGCAGGAACACTCAGAATCAAGATCACTTCTTCTTCTATTTCACTTACACAATGCCATTCATCTCCAAAATTCAGCGCCAATCTGATTACACCCTCTTCAGCTCCGCCACCCCCATCGTCATCGACAATGGTGCCTCCTATTTCCGTATTGG ATGGGCTGGCGAGACTCAACCTCGTGTTGTTTTCCGCAGCATTGTCCAACGGCCACGCCACAAAGCTACTG GAGAAATTGTCACTATTGTTGGTGACCATGATCCATCATTAATGAAATACTTCGACTGTAGTCGCTCTGGACCACGCTCAGCGTTTGACAGCAATGTAGTTTACCAATTTGAAATGATGGAATAT ATTTTGGACTTTGGATTTGACCGGTTGGGAGCCACAGGATCAGAG ATTGATCATCCTGTCCTGATCACTGAATGTGTATGCAACCCAATACAATCTCGTAGTAAAATGGCAGAACTTCTTTTTGAGACATATGGAGTTCCATCTATAG CCTTTGGTGTTGATGCGGCATTCAGCTATAAATATAATCAACAACATGgtgtttgtgataaagatggcCTTGCTTTGTGTCCTGGATTCAATACAACTCATGTGATTCCG TTTGTAGATGGGGAGCCTATATATAAAGGATGTTGCCGAACCAATGTTGGTGGGTTCCATGTGACTGATTATTTAAAGCAACTTCTTTCACTTAAGTATCCTTATCATAT GGCAAGATTTACATGGGAAAAGGTTGACGACCTGAAGATGGAACATTGTTATATTGCACCAGATTATGCTTCTGAAGCTCGACTGTTTCAG AAAAAATCTAAGGAGGCTAAAGAAAAAACCAGATGCTGGCAGCTCCCATGGGTTCCACCCCCTACTGAGGAGCCCCCTTCTGAGGAAGAGATTGCTAGAAAGGCAGCTATAAGAGAAAGACAGGGTCAAAGATTACGTGAAATGGCTGAGGCAAAGAGGTCCTCTAGAATAAACGAATTGGAAAATGAATTGCATGGTTTGGAGTTTCTTCTAAAACAGCTTGAACAAGTTGAAGACAGTGATATTCCATCTTTCCTTGCAGAGACTGGTTATGTCTCCAGGCAGGAGATAGAATCTGCCCGCATTAAAGTTACGCAATCTTTACGTAAAGCAAAAGGTGAACCAAAGAGTGAACAAGCTGAAACTGAAAAGCCTGACTCTGCCGCTAACGAAAAGTATTCTCTTATAAACATCCCTGATGACATGCTCTCCCCTGAACAG CTAgttgaaaaaaagaaacagtTTTCACTGAAATCCATGTCGGATGGACGACAGCGAATGAAGCAGAAGCGTTATGAAGAGGAACTGGAGCGAGAAAGGAAACAACAGTTAGAGGAGGAAAAACGCCT AGAGAACCCAGAGCTTTACTTGGAACAATTGCGTGCCAAGTACAAAGACCTTTCAGAGAAAGTTGAGCAGCGAAAACGGCTCAAGACAAACGGAGATCATTCGAATGGAAATAACTTGTCCGGTGGCATTGGTCGGGGTGAGAGACTCAGTGCTGCTCAGAGGGAGAGAATGCGCCTCTTAACAACTGCTGCCTTTGATCGCGGTAAGGGTGAAGATACATTCGGTGCCAAAGATGAAGATTGGCAACTTTACAAATTGATGAGCAAAGATAACGATGATGGTGATGAAGGACCAGATGAGGATGACACTGAGCTAGCTCGCATCTCCTCCAAGCTGCAG GATTTGGATCCAACTTTCGTGCCCAAGTCAGAAAATGGTAGCTCTCAACCTGCTGAGGCATCACGTGTTCGTCCTTTAACCAAGGAagattttcaaattgttttcgGTGTGGAAAGGTTCCGATGCCCTGAGATTTTGTTCAATCCAAACTGGATCGCCGTTGATCAAGCAGGGCTAGATGAGATGGCTGGGGTCTCAATAAGAAGGTTATCGTGTAAGGACAAAGGCCTAGAACAGAGACTCACAAACTCCATACTTGTGACCGGTGGAAGTTCTATTTTCCCCGGCATCATTGAACGCCTCGAAGCCGGAATTAGGATGATTCGACCATGTGGATCACCCATTAAGGTTGTCAGAGCATTGGATCCTATTATGGATGCATGGCGTGGCGCTGCTGAATATGCAACAATCCCACAATTCCACACCCAAACCTTCACGAGAATGGACTATTTTGAAAAGGGTGAAGACTGGCTCCGCAGTTATCAACTAAAATATTCATTGTAA